Proteins from one Megalopta genalis isolate 19385.01 chromosome 1, iyMegGena1_principal, whole genome shotgun sequence genomic window:
- the LOC117222345 gene encoding RWD domain-containing protein 4, with translation MSDAELQEEEREVLLSIYDGDTAFKQLTPTTFQYKFGEDNDMKSFLLEIIWGSTYPSEKPSINMNTFYNKHIVQEVKDNVMKLVEAEADQWLGSAMTYTLFQSVQEHYLELISAQPESVDLNTQASKLKITEEKQQAEETTKKPKKEHLSKAQKRRQWNKADGKGERPRGWDWVDIVKHLSQTGPKQEQES, from the exons ATGAGCGATGCCGAACTTCAAGAAGAGGAAAGAGAAGTACTTTTGTCGATATACGACGGAGATACGGCTTTTAAACAGCTGACACCCACCACATTTCAATACAAG TTTGGAGAGGATAACGATATGAAATCGTTCTTATTGGAGATCATATGGGGCTCAACATATCCATCGGAGAAACCTTCCATTAATATGAACACGTTTTACAACAAGCACAT TGTACAAGAAGTTAAAGACAATGTGATGAAACTCGTGGAAGCAGAGGCTGACCAGTGGCTCGGAAGTGCCATGACCTACACATTATTTCAATCAGTTCAAGAGCATTATCTTGAACTGATTTCTGCACAACCGGAATCTGTAGATCTTAATACACAGGCTAGCAAGCTTAAAATAACAGAAGAAAAACAACAG GCTGAAGAGACAACAAAGAAACCGAAGAAAGAACACCTGAGTAAAGCCCAGAAACGTAGACAGTGGAACAAAGCCGATGGAAAAGGAGAAAGACCTCGAGGATGGGATTGGGTGGACATAGTGAAACATTTATCACAAACTGGTCCTAAACAAGAGCAAGAGTCTTAG
- the LOC117222342 gene encoding RUS family member 1 isoform X3 has protein sequence MTTHSIMQGVGVGEPEATPLAAAITWVLKDGAGMIGRIAFAWRNGADFDRQCKKWRLFADVLNDLAMGIELLLPYYSSYSLAILCVSMVMKSIVGVAGGATRAAITQHQALKNNSADVSAKDGSQETCVNLIASCVGILMLSTVHIGRYIMELYLFLVAVHQYANYVAVKSLRLNSLNEDRYALIIKSYVTNEVIPEPEEVNRNESVLLFSKPTMNMCGFNIKMGVSLATLIKKNIISTSDIDLSLKLFLDRKYLIAIDIENRTIFICFKKDASASDVLEAYLHACFCGFFICMSLKVPLDLFLKPEVSDISYPLLRLYVLSKKYSIANNSTQSSKAIESIYVTNLLISGEYKAFISGLESKGWVTETNLLPVASWRFL, from the exons ATGACAACACATTCTATTATGCAAGGTGTAGGTGTAGGTGAACCTGAAGCAACACCGTTGGCCGCAGCGATCACGTGGGTATTAAAAGATGGGGCTGGAATGATCGGTCGTATCGCATTCGCATGGCGGAATGG GGCAGATTTTGACAGACAGTGTAAAAAATGGAGGCTTTTTGCAGACGTTCTTAATGATTTAGCAATGGGAATAGAATTACTCTTACCTTATTACTCTTCCTATTCTCTTGCAATATTGTGTGTTTCGATGGTAATGAAATCAATTGTTGGTGTTGCTGGTGGGGCAACAAGGGCAGCTATCACACAGCATCAG gcattaaaaaataattctgcAGATGTCTCAGCCAAGGATGGTAGTCAAGAGACATGTGTAAATTTAATAGCATCATGTGTTGGAATCTTAATGCTCTCTACTGTTCATATTGGCAG ATACATAATGGAACTCTATCTCTTTCTGGTGGCAGTACATCAATACGCCAATTACGTGGCTGTGAAATCTCTAcgtttaaattctttaaatgaaGATCGATATGCGTTAATAATCAAAAGTTACGTAACCAACGAAGTCATTCCTGAACCTGAAGAAGTTAATAGAAATGAATCAGTATTATTATTCTCAAAACCTA CAATGAACATGTGTGGGTTTAACATAAAAATGGGCGTGTCTCTTGCCACTCTTataaagaaaaatattatttctacAAGTGATATTGACCTATCATTAAAACTCTTTTTAGATAGGAAATATTTGATTGCCATTGACATAGAGAATAGGACTATTTTTATATGTTTTAAAAAGGATGCGTCAGCTTCGGATGTTTTGGAAGCGTATTTACACGCTTGCTTTTGTGGTTTCTTCATTTGTATGTCTCTCAAAGTGCCACTC GATCTCTTCTTAAAACCAGAAGTAAGTGATATATCGTATCCTCTATTGCGCCTTTACGTGCTTAGTAAGAAATACTCCATTGCAAACAATAGCACGCAGTCATCAAAAGCAATAGAAAGCATTTACGTTACTAATTTGTTGATTTCTGGCGAATACAAAGCATTTATTAGCGGCCTTGAGAGTAAAG GGTGGGTTACGGAAACTAATTTGTTACCCGTAGCGTCATGGAGATTTTTATAA
- the LOC117222342 gene encoding RUS family member 1 isoform X1, which translates to MHVKMHERLLFTEAYGREKEKFFVKSKDEQSITELLSDTTRTKSIYASTVSIIKEVVLPQGYPDSVHSDYTQYQIWDTVQAFASTILSIMTTHSIMQGVGVGEPEATPLAAAITWVLKDGAGMIGRIAFAWRNGADFDRQCKKWRLFADVLNDLAMGIELLLPYYSSYSLAILCVSMVMKSIVGVAGGATRAAITQHQALKNNSADVSAKDGSQETCVNLIASCVGILMLSTVHIGRYIMELYLFLVAVHQYANYVAVKSLRLNSLNEDRYALIIKSYVTNEVIPEPEEVNRNESVLLFSKPTMNMCGFNIKMGVSLATLIKKNIISTSDIDLSLKLFLDRKYLIAIDIENRTIFICFKKDASASDVLEAYLHACFCGFFICMSLKVPLDLFLKPEVSDISYPLLRLYVLSKKYSIANNSTQSSKAIESIYVTNLLISGEYKAFISGLESKGWVTETNLLPVASWRFL; encoded by the exons ATGCACGTCAAAATGCATGAGCGTTTATTGTTTACCGAGGCCTACGGTAGAGAGAAGGAAAAGTTCTTCGTCAAGTCCAAAG ATGAGCAATCGATAACTGAACTGCTGTCAGATACAACTAGAACAAAATCTATTTATGCTAGTACCGTATCAATTATCAAGGAGGTAGTTTTACCCCAAGGGTATCCTGACAGCGTCCATTCGGATTATACACAATACCAAATATGGGACACTGTACAG GCATTCGCAAGTACTATACTGAGTATTATGACAACACATTCTATTATGCAAGGTGTAGGTGTAGGTGAACCTGAAGCAACACCGTTGGCCGCAGCGATCACGTGGGTATTAAAAGATGGGGCTGGAATGATCGGTCGTATCGCATTCGCATGGCGGAATGG GGCAGATTTTGACAGACAGTGTAAAAAATGGAGGCTTTTTGCAGACGTTCTTAATGATTTAGCAATGGGAATAGAATTACTCTTACCTTATTACTCTTCCTATTCTCTTGCAATATTGTGTGTTTCGATGGTAATGAAATCAATTGTTGGTGTTGCTGGTGGGGCAACAAGGGCAGCTATCACACAGCATCAG gcattaaaaaataattctgcAGATGTCTCAGCCAAGGATGGTAGTCAAGAGACATGTGTAAATTTAATAGCATCATGTGTTGGAATCTTAATGCTCTCTACTGTTCATATTGGCAG ATACATAATGGAACTCTATCTCTTTCTGGTGGCAGTACATCAATACGCCAATTACGTGGCTGTGAAATCTCTAcgtttaaattctttaaatgaaGATCGATATGCGTTAATAATCAAAAGTTACGTAACCAACGAAGTCATTCCTGAACCTGAAGAAGTTAATAGAAATGAATCAGTATTATTATTCTCAAAACCTA CAATGAACATGTGTGGGTTTAACATAAAAATGGGCGTGTCTCTTGCCACTCTTataaagaaaaatattatttctacAAGTGATATTGACCTATCATTAAAACTCTTTTTAGATAGGAAATATTTGATTGCCATTGACATAGAGAATAGGACTATTTTTATATGTTTTAAAAAGGATGCGTCAGCTTCGGATGTTTTGGAAGCGTATTTACACGCTTGCTTTTGTGGTTTCTTCATTTGTATGTCTCTCAAAGTGCCACTC GATCTCTTCTTAAAACCAGAAGTAAGTGATATATCGTATCCTCTATTGCGCCTTTACGTGCTTAGTAAGAAATACTCCATTGCAAACAATAGCACGCAGTCATCAAAAGCAATAGAAAGCATTTACGTTACTAATTTGTTGATTTCTGGCGAATACAAAGCATTTATTAGCGGCCTTGAGAGTAAAG GGTGGGTTACGGAAACTAATTTGTTACCCGTAGCGTCATGGAGATTTTTATAA
- the LOC117222342 gene encoding RUS family member 1 isoform X2: MSVYCLPRPTVERRKSSSSSPKAFASTILSIMTTHSIMQGVGVGEPEATPLAAAITWVLKDGAGMIGRIAFAWRNGADFDRQCKKWRLFADVLNDLAMGIELLLPYYSSYSLAILCVSMVMKSIVGVAGGATRAAITQHQALKNNSADVSAKDGSQETCVNLIASCVGILMLSTVHIGRYIMELYLFLVAVHQYANYVAVKSLRLNSLNEDRYALIIKSYVTNEVIPEPEEVNRNESVLLFSKPTMNMCGFNIKMGVSLATLIKKNIISTSDIDLSLKLFLDRKYLIAIDIENRTIFICFKKDASASDVLEAYLHACFCGFFICMSLKVPLDLFLKPEVSDISYPLLRLYVLSKKYSIANNSTQSSKAIESIYVTNLLISGEYKAFISGLESKGWVTETNLLPVASWRFL, translated from the exons ATGAGCGTTTATTGTTTACCGAGGCCTACGGTAGAGAGAAGGAAAAGTTCTTCGTCAAGTCCAAAG GCATTCGCAAGTACTATACTGAGTATTATGACAACACATTCTATTATGCAAGGTGTAGGTGTAGGTGAACCTGAAGCAACACCGTTGGCCGCAGCGATCACGTGGGTATTAAAAGATGGGGCTGGAATGATCGGTCGTATCGCATTCGCATGGCGGAATGG GGCAGATTTTGACAGACAGTGTAAAAAATGGAGGCTTTTTGCAGACGTTCTTAATGATTTAGCAATGGGAATAGAATTACTCTTACCTTATTACTCTTCCTATTCTCTTGCAATATTGTGTGTTTCGATGGTAATGAAATCAATTGTTGGTGTTGCTGGTGGGGCAACAAGGGCAGCTATCACACAGCATCAG gcattaaaaaataattctgcAGATGTCTCAGCCAAGGATGGTAGTCAAGAGACATGTGTAAATTTAATAGCATCATGTGTTGGAATCTTAATGCTCTCTACTGTTCATATTGGCAG ATACATAATGGAACTCTATCTCTTTCTGGTGGCAGTACATCAATACGCCAATTACGTGGCTGTGAAATCTCTAcgtttaaattctttaaatgaaGATCGATATGCGTTAATAATCAAAAGTTACGTAACCAACGAAGTCATTCCTGAACCTGAAGAAGTTAATAGAAATGAATCAGTATTATTATTCTCAAAACCTA CAATGAACATGTGTGGGTTTAACATAAAAATGGGCGTGTCTCTTGCCACTCTTataaagaaaaatattatttctacAAGTGATATTGACCTATCATTAAAACTCTTTTTAGATAGGAAATATTTGATTGCCATTGACATAGAGAATAGGACTATTTTTATATGTTTTAAAAAGGATGCGTCAGCTTCGGATGTTTTGGAAGCGTATTTACACGCTTGCTTTTGTGGTTTCTTCATTTGTATGTCTCTCAAAGTGCCACTC GATCTCTTCTTAAAACCAGAAGTAAGTGATATATCGTATCCTCTATTGCGCCTTTACGTGCTTAGTAAGAAATACTCCATTGCAAACAATAGCACGCAGTCATCAAAAGCAATAGAAAGCATTTACGTTACTAATTTGTTGATTTCTGGCGAATACAAAGCATTTATTAGCGGCCTTGAGAGTAAAG GGTGGGTTACGGAAACTAATTTGTTACCCGTAGCGTCATGGAGATTTTTATAA
- the LOC117222344 gene encoding LOW QUALITY PROTEIN: uncharacterized protein LOC117222344 (The sequence of the model RefSeq protein was modified relative to this genomic sequence to represent the inferred CDS: substituted 1 base at 1 genomic stop codon) produces MAEKYMKEIMDKLEEIEKLHAKLRSMVPRMKNHETGSSSASDDRETSKPKKKKDPAAEREKERKTSWKQKVSETGIEMEKVRGSRGSKYLKKLRNSSASHVADATKRIKNFLAGLFERDIIFGKRRRERNRSKTGNGDCXRVSQFPVSRAAQTSDSGVSEATMSGAVSTGNENNEFPWKEMRYKKNRVSAPEQLKRLLEHFNYARDSSPRIGSGASIHDDNSGIREPRRVRKRSTLLPAEEETSRILSAARTVPIDDTERNSDLASQVRDFVRKYSSQLR; encoded by the coding sequence ATGGCCGAGAAGTACATGAAGGAGATCATGGACAAACTGGAGGAGATCGagaaactgcacgcgaaactgCGGAGCATGGTTCCGCGGATGAAGAATCACGAGACCGGAAGTAGTAGCGCGAGCGACGATCGCGAAACCTCAAAACCCAAAAAGAAGAAGGACCCCGCggcggagagagagaaggagaggaaAACTTCGTGGAAGCAGAAGGTATCGGAGACGGGCATCGAGATGGAAAAAGTGCGAGGCTCTCGGGGTTCGAAATACTTGAAGAAGTTGCGAAACAGCTCGGCGAGCCACGTCGCCGACGCGACAAAGAGAATCAAGAATTTCCTGGCCGGCCTGTTCGAACGTGACATAATTTTCGGTAAACGTCGAAGGGAACGAAATCGATCGAAGACGGGAAACGGCGATTGTTAGCGAGTTTCGCAATTTCCAGTGAGCAGGGCCGCGCAAACGTCGGACAGCGGTGTGTCGGAGGCAACGATGAGCGGCGCGGTGTCGACAGGAAATGAGAATAACGAGTTCCCGTGGAAGGAGATGCGCTATAAGAAAAACCGTGTGTCGGCTCCGGAGCAGTTAAAACGTTTACTAGAGCATTTTAATTATGCCCGTGACTCGAGTCCCCGTATAGGGAGCGGAGCGTCGATTCACGATGATAACTCGGGTATCCGTGAACCGCGCAGGGTGCGGAAACGATCGACGTTGCTTCCGGCCGAGGAAGAGACGTCGAGGATCCTGTCAGCTGCTAGAACGGTTCCGATCGACGACACCGAGAGAAATTCCGATCTGGCCAGTCAAGTGCGTGATTTCGTGAGAAAGTATAGCTCGCAGTTGCGCTAG